The Tenacibaculum jejuense genome includes a window with the following:
- a CDS encoding response regulator, with amino-acid sequence MPETTKILIADDHQLIIEGILSYLKGIDNLEIETTNSCDDAYAKIKVALVDEPFQILFTDLSFDNVDETCKIDSGENLIKTINREEIPIKVGVITGHSETNRIFNVIQNLNPSAYLLKGKCNTNELNFAIQKMLSDEIYYTHEIHQKLLKRALIEIQMDDVAIQILKELPNHPKISNLEGIITKDDGSLLKIRSIENKLAKLRTDLQANNNTDLVLKAKELGILD; translated from the coding sequence ATGCCTGAAACAACTAAAATACTTATTGCTGATGATCATCAGCTCATTATAGAAGGAATACTTTCTTATTTAAAAGGAATTGATAACTTAGAAATAGAAACCACAAATTCTTGTGATGATGCCTATGCTAAGATAAAAGTTGCTCTAGTAGATGAACCTTTTCAAATTTTATTTACCGATTTAAGCTTCGATAATGTTGATGAAACCTGTAAGATTGATAGTGGCGAAAACTTAATTAAAACAATTAATAGAGAAGAAATTCCTATTAAAGTAGGTGTTATTACAGGCCATTCTGAAACGAATAGAATTTTTAATGTAATTCAAAATTTAAATCCGTCTGCATATTTATTGAAAGGAAAATGCAACACAAACGAATTGAATTTTGCCATTCAAAAAATGTTGTCAGATGAGATTTATTATACTCATGAAATCCATCAAAAACTATTAAAAAGAGCTTTAATAGAAATTCAAATGGATGATGTAGCAATTCAAATTTTAAAAGAATTACCGAATCATCCTAAAATTAGTAATCTAGAAGGAATCATTACAAAAGATGATGGCAGTTTACTAAAAATTCGATCGATTGAAAATAAATTAGCAAAATTACGAACAGATTTGCAAGCGAATAACAATACCGATTTAGTGTTGAAAGCTAAAGAGTTAGGTATTTTAGATTAA
- a CDS encoding LytR/AlgR family response regulator transcription factor: MITCIIIEDELPAQKVLKSFLNKTLNIELLASFQTAKEAHRFLQTNTVDFVFLDINLPDIMGIDFMKTLINPPFIIITTAYPDYALDSFDLETIVDYLVKPFSFDRFLKAIRKIEQRVKQIETEPNDCIFLNIDKTLHKVLLHEILYVESDRNYLTFITHEKKYVFIDSLKNWITKLPQHFVQIHKSYIVNLNHIDKIAGNEIHIGKICIPVGRTFKSNFMMKFNAEN, translated from the coding sequence ATGATTACATGTATTATTATTGAAGATGAACTTCCAGCTCAGAAGGTTTTAAAGAGTTTTTTAAACAAAACATTAAACATAGAATTATTAGCTAGTTTTCAAACAGCAAAAGAAGCTCACCGTTTTTTACAAACAAATACTGTCGACTTTGTTTTCTTAGATATAAACTTACCTGATATTATGGGAATTGATTTTATGAAAACGCTAATCAATCCACCTTTTATAATTATCACTACAGCGTATCCAGATTATGCTTTAGATAGTTTTGATTTAGAAACTATTGTAGATTATTTAGTAAAACCTTTTTCTTTCGATCGGTTTTTAAAAGCGATTCGTAAAATAGAACAACGCGTAAAACAAATAGAAACAGAACCAAATGACTGTATATTTTTAAATATCGATAAAACTTTACATAAAGTTTTACTTCATGAGATATTATATGTAGAGTCAGACAGAAATTACTTAACCTTTATAACTCACGAAAAGAAATACGTTTTTATAGATTCTTTAAAAAATTGGATTACCAAACTTCCTCAACATTTTGTTCAAATTCACAAATCATATATTGTCAATTTAAATCACATCGATAAAATAGCCGGAAACGAAATTCATATCGGTAAAATTTGTATACCGGTAGGAAGAACTTTTAAATCAAATTTCATGATGAAATTTAATGCTGAAAATTGA
- a CDS encoding RNA methyltransferase: MRKLRNSELGRISVEEFKTAAKTPIIVVLDNIRSLNNIGSVFRTSDAFLIEKIYLCGITATPPSKEIHKTALGSTESVSWEYVEDTLELVERLKSENVKVLSIEQAENSTMLNEFTPETNQKYAVVFGNEVKGVQQEVVSASDKCIEIPQLGTKHSLNISVSCGVVLWDLFSKMSN; this comes from the coding sequence ATGAGAAAATTAAGAAATAGCGAGTTAGGAAGAATTTCCGTTGAGGAATTTAAAACAGCGGCAAAGACACCAATTATTGTGGTGTTAGATAATATTAGAAGTTTAAATAATATCGGATCTGTATTTAGAACTTCGGATGCTTTTCTTATTGAAAAAATATATTTATGTGGAATTACAGCAACTCCGCCAAGTAAAGAAATTCATAAAACAGCTTTAGGTTCTACAGAATCTGTGTCTTGGGAATATGTTGAAGATACTTTAGAGTTAGTAGAAAGATTAAAATCTGAAAATGTAAAAGTATTGTCAATTGAACAAGCAGAAAACAGCACCATGCTGAATGAATTTACACCAGAAACAAATCAGAAGTATGCTGTAGTTTTTGGAAATGAAGTAAAAGGAGTACAGCAAGAAGTAGTTTCTGCATCAGATAAATGTATTGAAATTCCTCAGTTAGGAACCAAACACTCATTAAATATATCGGTAAGTTGCGGTGTTGTTTTATGGGATTTGTTTAGCAAAATGAGTAATTAA
- the folE gene encoding GTP cyclohydrolase I FolE, with protein sequence MEKHDHIGDNHILTNIKTPMVPNAFDKSDDEKIANIQVHFKKIMEELGLDLTDDSLSGTPYRFAKMYVKELFYGLNPANKPKISTFENKYGYQKMLVEQNITIDSSCEHHFLPITGYAHVGYIPKDKVVGLSKINRLVDYYSHRPQVQERLCIQILKDLQETLGTEDVIVVVNAKHLCVSSRGIKDKESFTTTVEYGGRYNEASIRNEFFKICDFKNVE encoded by the coding sequence ATGGAAAAACACGATCACATAGGAGATAATCATATACTTACAAACATTAAAACCCCAATGGTTCCTAATGCTTTTGATAAGTCTGATGATGAAAAAATAGCTAACATTCAGGTTCATTTTAAAAAGATCATGGAAGAGTTAGGTTTAGATTTAACAGATGATAGTTTATCTGGTACTCCATATCGCTTTGCAAAAATGTATGTGAAAGAGTTATTCTATGGATTAAATCCTGCGAACAAGCCTAAGATTTCTACTTTTGAAAATAAGTACGGATATCAAAAGATGTTAGTCGAGCAAAATATTACGATAGATTCTTCTTGTGAACATCATTTTTTACCAATTACAGGATACGCACACGTAGGCTATATTCCGAAGGATAAAGTTGTGGGATTATCTAAAATAAATCGATTGGTAGACTATTATTCGCATCGTCCACAAGTACAAGAGCGATTGTGTATTCAAATTTTAAAAGATCTTCAAGAAACTTTAGGAACAGAAGATGTAATTGTGGTGGTAAATGCCAAACATTTATGTGTTTCATCAAGAGGAATTAAAGACAAGGAAAGCTTCACTACTACTGTAGAATACGGAGGTCGTTATAACGAAGCAAGTATTCGAAATGAATTTTTTAAGATTTGTGACTTTAAGAATGTAGAGTAA
- a CDS encoding sensor histidine kinase, whose product MKCLSNYLWQTIVPLIFFSFIWLLFKYLSKEEEIRKAQEEKTAMELKFLKSQINPHVLFNNLNTVYAYAIEKPEETPDLILKLSENLKHVLYESNADYIPLEKELNYIDNYIAFQKIRTEGIKKVYYKKSIHSSQYTIAPLLLITLIENAFKHSTINSDIHITIDVNEGNLICTCENEYKTSEDKVNQSIGLQNMEKRLHLLYENRYSLKIDKSKTYFVSLKLKLV is encoded by the coding sequence ATGAAATGTTTAAGTAATTATTTATGGCAAACTATTGTTCCACTTATCTTTTTTTCTTTTATATGGTTGTTATTTAAATATTTAAGCAAAGAAGAAGAAATTCGTAAAGCGCAAGAAGAGAAAACTGCTATGGAGTTAAAGTTTTTAAAATCTCAAATTAATCCACATGTACTTTTTAATAACTTAAATACAGTATATGCTTACGCCATAGAAAAACCTGAAGAAACTCCAGATTTGATTTTAAAATTATCTGAGAATTTAAAGCATGTTCTGTACGAAAGTAATGCTGATTACATTCCTTTGGAAAAAGAATTAAATTATATTGATAATTATATTGCATTTCAAAAAATTAGAACAGAAGGAATTAAAAAGGTGTACTACAAAAAATCAATACATTCTTCTCAATACACAATTGCTCCGTTGCTATTAATTACACTAATAGAAAATGCTTTTAAGCATAGTACAATAAATAGCGATATTCATATTACTATTGATGTTAATGAAGGAAACTTAATTTGTACTTGTGAAAACGAGTATAAAACTTCTGAAGACAAAGTAAATCAAAGTATTGGATTACAAAATATGGAGAAACGATTACATCTTCTATATGAAAACCGTTACAGTTTAAAAATAGATAAATCGAAAACATATTTTGTTTCTTTAAAATTAAAGTTGGTATGA
- a CDS encoding tetratricopeptide repeat-containing sensor histidine kinase, whose amino-acid sequence MIRQTLLFFLCFPFFVKAQFGYNDNYDSIKQVIIEKGRQAYFDKDLDKLESSTEKVFSMYTKDKDSALLAKYYHFKALQKKLVYQNDSAFFYYHRSKNISKKTNDSIQVGRRLLSIANLQRQVRDFLGSEISSIEALKFLEPKKSYVFLVYVYNNLGLVSEELNQLEDAKSYYYKALEFNKLIDDQSQRSSINNNLGLLYQRSNDHKKAVSFFKRGLDSINLDDYIKIDYATLLENLTFSEYKLGKKDFIIDRYEEVLKIRKKFKENNELCTTHLNIANYYFDNKESTKAKHHAELGLSYAKQTHNNQRLLEALYLLSGLSSGNESKEYLEEYITLNDSLITQERQLKNQFAKIRYETDKKEKENTFLKSENEKRLAEVEKQRQQKTIGWLVATLSILILGSSVSFFSFRRKKLLFQAQLQKVEAREKERRQIAKSLHDEVAGDLRLLHQKLAQTNLLVEAEKLELVKDNVRNLSHQLSSVSFEKVNFTDQIINLISDYFAPNFIIRAHHLKDINWEEVDNPIKRVLYLSIRESIQNCEKYAQASRVDISFKVHKKSVLLKIQDNGIGFDTTTSKKGIGLQNMQERVEELQGKLIISSEVQKGTNIEIQVPLNA is encoded by the coding sequence ATGATCCGACAAACACTACTATTTTTCTTATGCTTTCCCTTTTTTGTTAAAGCTCAATTTGGTTATAATGATAATTATGATTCTATTAAACAGGTTATTATTGAAAAGGGAAGACAGGCGTATTTTGATAAAGACTTAGATAAATTAGAAAGTAGTACAGAGAAAGTCTTTTCGATGTACACGAAAGATAAAGATTCTGCCTTATTGGCTAAATATTATCATTTTAAAGCATTACAAAAGAAGCTTGTATACCAGAATGATAGTGCTTTTTTTTATTATCATAGATCAAAAAACATATCAAAAAAAACAAATGATTCAATACAGGTAGGTAGGCGTTTATTAAGTATTGCAAACTTACAAAGACAAGTTAGGGATTTTTTAGGTAGTGAAATAAGTTCAATTGAAGCATTAAAGTTTTTAGAACCAAAAAAATCGTATGTCTTTTTAGTTTATGTTTATAATAATTTAGGTTTAGTTTCTGAAGAGTTAAATCAATTAGAAGATGCTAAAAGTTATTATTACAAAGCCCTTGAGTTCAATAAACTTATAGATGACCAAAGTCAAAGATCATCAATAAACAATAATTTGGGGTTATTGTATCAAAGATCTAACGATCATAAAAAAGCTGTATCATTTTTTAAAAGAGGTTTAGATTCTATAAATTTAGATGATTACATAAAAATTGATTATGCCACTCTCTTAGAAAATTTAACTTTTAGTGAGTATAAACTAGGTAAAAAAGATTTTATTATAGATAGATATGAAGAAGTTCTGAAAATAAGAAAAAAGTTTAAAGAGAATAATGAACTGTGTACAACACATCTAAATATTGCTAATTATTATTTTGATAATAAAGAGAGTACTAAAGCAAAACATCATGCTGAGCTAGGTTTAAGTTATGCTAAGCAAACTCACAATAATCAAAGGTTGTTAGAAGCATTATATTTGCTATCAGGTTTAAGTTCTGGTAACGAATCAAAAGAATATTTAGAAGAATACATCACTTTAAACGATAGTTTAATTACTCAAGAAAGGCAATTAAAAAATCAGTTTGCAAAAATTCGTTACGAAACAGATAAAAAAGAAAAAGAAAATACTTTCTTAAAGTCAGAGAATGAAAAACGATTGGCAGAAGTAGAGAAGCAGCGTCAGCAAAAAACTATTGGTTGGCTGGTGGCTACATTAAGTATTTTAATTTTAGGTTCTAGTGTTTCCTTCTTTTCATTCCGTAGAAAAAAGTTGTTATTTCAAGCGCAGTTACAAAAAGTAGAAGCCAGAGAAAAGGAACGTAGGCAAATAGCAAAATCGTTGCACGATGAGGTTGCGGGAGATTTACGTTTATTGCATCAAAAATTAGCACAAACAAACTTATTGGTAGAAGCAGAAAAGTTAGAATTGGTAAAAGATAATGTTCGTAATTTATCGCATCAATTAAGTAGTGTTAGTTTCGAAAAAGTAAATTTTACCGATCAAATCATTAATTTAATTAGCGATTATTTTGCGCCAAATTTTATCATTAGAGCACATCATTTAAAAGATATTAATTGGGAAGAGGTTGATAATCCAATAAAAAGAGTTTTGTACCTAAGCATTCGTGAAAGTATTCAGAATTGCGAAAAATATGCTCAAGCCTCAAGAGTAGATATCAGTTTTAAAGTCCATAAAAAATCAGTACTTTTGAAAATACAAGACAATGGTATTGGTTTCGATACTACGACTTCTAAAAAAGGTATTGGTTTACAAAACATGCAAGAACGCGTTGAAGAGCTACAAGGTAAGCTGATAATTTCTAGTGAAGTTCAGAAAGGAACCAATATAGAAATTCAAGTGCCATTAAATGCCTGA
- the mutS gene encoding DNA mismatch repair protein MutS produces MAKTKAKKVTPLMQQYNGIKAKYPDAMLLFRVGDFYETFGEDAIKASEVLGIVLTKRGNGSESETALAGFPHHSLNTYLPKLVKSGLRVAICDQLEDPKMTKKIVKRGVTELVTPGVSLNDEVLQSKTNNFLAAIHFGKKRLGVSFLDVSTGEFLVAHGDEAYIDKLLQNFSPSEILVQKQNKQRFLEAFTNDFHTFYLEDWVFQKDYGYETLINHFKVQNLKGFGVEEITDGIIAAGAVMYYLSETQLNKIEHIQSVGRIAEDLYVWMDRFTVKNLELYGGNSVNSVCLLDIIDKTISPMGGRLLKRWLALPLKDLKPIQQRQEQVQFLIDNESFFDTVTYQLKQISDLERLISKVATGKVSPREVVLLKNSLKAIHPIKSAAESTKNATVKMIGSLLKDCNDLIEKINTTLFEDAPVNINKGNAIADGVSEELDELRNIANSGKEYLDNMLARETERTGIPSLKIAFNNVFGYYIEVRNTHKDKVPEDWIRKQTLVNAERYITEELKEYEAKILGAEDKIQSLEADLFIELIQYIVKDVQDVQSNAQLIAQLDCLLSFANLAKENDYVRPVVDNSTILEIKNGRHPVIEKQLPIGEEYVANDVVLNRENQQIIMITGPNMSGKSAILRQTALIVLLAQMGSYVPATEAKIGIVDKIFTRVGASDNISMGESTFMVEMNETASILNNISERSLVLLDEIGRGTSTYDGISIAWAITEYLHEHPSKAKTLFATHYHELNEMTTTFERIKNFNVSVKELEDSIIFLRKLVAGGSNHSFGIHVAKLAGMPNVVIRKANKILKQLEESHANKNVEDTLKDVQNNDMQMSFFQLDDPLLEDLREEILATDIDTLTPIEALMKLNEIKRMLVKK; encoded by the coding sequence TTGGCAAAAACGAAGGCAAAAAAGGTAACCCCATTAATGCAACAGTACAACGGAATTAAAGCGAAATATCCGGATGCCATGTTATTATTTCGTGTGGGTGATTTCTACGAAACCTTTGGTGAAGATGCTATTAAAGCCTCAGAAGTTTTAGGTATTGTATTAACCAAACGTGGAAATGGAAGTGAAAGTGAAACGGCCTTGGCTGGCTTTCCGCATCATTCGTTAAATACCTATTTACCTAAGTTAGTAAAATCTGGACTTCGTGTTGCAATTTGCGATCAATTAGAAGACCCGAAAATGACCAAAAAGATTGTAAAACGTGGTGTAACAGAATTGGTAACTCCAGGAGTTTCTTTAAATGATGAGGTATTACAATCGAAAACTAATAATTTCTTAGCTGCAATTCACTTCGGAAAAAAACGATTAGGCGTTTCTTTTTTAGATGTTTCTACAGGTGAATTTTTAGTAGCTCATGGAGATGAAGCTTACATCGATAAATTATTACAAAACTTTTCGCCAAGTGAAATCTTGGTGCAAAAACAAAATAAACAACGTTTTTTAGAAGCGTTTACTAACGATTTTCACACCTTTTATTTAGAAGATTGGGTTTTTCAAAAAGATTATGGTTACGAAACATTAATCAATCATTTTAAAGTTCAGAATTTAAAAGGTTTTGGTGTTGAAGAAATTACAGATGGTATTATTGCTGCTGGTGCAGTAATGTATTATTTATCTGAAACACAACTAAATAAAATAGAACATATTCAATCTGTAGGACGAATTGCTGAAGATCTATATGTTTGGATGGATCGTTTTACGGTTAAGAATTTAGAATTGTACGGTGGTAATTCTGTAAACTCGGTTTGTTTATTAGACATTATCGACAAAACCATTTCTCCTATGGGAGGACGTTTATTAAAACGTTGGTTGGCTTTACCGTTGAAAGATTTAAAACCAATTCAGCAACGACAAGAACAGGTTCAGTTTTTAATTGATAACGAATCATTTTTTGATACGGTTACCTATCAACTAAAACAGATTTCCGATTTAGAACGTTTAATTTCTAAAGTTGCTACAGGTAAAGTTTCTCCTAGAGAAGTTGTTTTATTAAAAAACTCATTAAAAGCGATTCATCCGATAAAATCTGCTGCTGAAAGCACTAAAAATGCTACAGTAAAAATGATTGGTTCTTTACTGAAAGATTGTAATGATTTAATTGAAAAAATAAACACAACTTTATTTGAAGATGCTCCTGTAAATATTAATAAAGGAAATGCTATTGCTGATGGTGTTTCAGAAGAGCTAGATGAATTAAGAAATATAGCAAATTCTGGAAAAGAGTATTTAGACAATATGTTGGCTCGTGAGACTGAACGTACAGGAATTCCGAGTTTAAAAATAGCTTTTAATAATGTTTTCGGATACTATATTGAAGTTCGAAATACACATAAAGATAAAGTTCCTGAAGATTGGATTCGTAAACAGACTTTAGTAAATGCTGAACGTTATATTACTGAAGAACTTAAAGAATACGAAGCAAAAATTTTAGGTGCAGAAGATAAAATTCAGTCGTTAGAAGCTGATTTATTTATCGAACTAATTCAATACATCGTAAAAGATGTTCAAGATGTACAAAGCAACGCGCAATTAATTGCGCAACTCGATTGTTTATTGTCTTTTGCAAACTTGGCAAAAGAAAACGATTATGTGCGTCCTGTTGTTGACAATTCTACAATACTAGAAATAAAAAATGGTCGTCATCCTGTAATTGAAAAACAATTACCAATTGGTGAAGAATATGTGGCAAACGATGTGGTTTTAAATCGCGAAAACCAACAAATCATAATGATTACTGGTCCGAATATGTCGGGTAAATCTGCGATTTTACGTCAAACTGCATTAATCGTTTTATTAGCACAAATGGGAAGTTATGTTCCTGCAACTGAAGCGAAAATTGGAATTGTAGATAAAATATTTACTCGTGTGGGTGCTAGCGACAACATTTCTATGGGAGAATCTACATTTATGGTAGAAATGAATGAAACTGCTTCGATCTTAAATAACATCTCAGAACGTAGTTTAGTTTTATTAGATGAAATTGGAAGAGGTACTTCTACTTACGATGGAATTTCTATTGCCTGGGCAATTACCGAATATTTACATGAACATCCTTCAAAAGCGAAAACATTGTTTGCTACGCATTATCATGAATTAAATGAAATGACAACTACGTTTGAGCGAATTAAAAACTTTAATGTTTCTGTAAAAGAATTAGAAGACAGCATTATCTTTTTACGTAAACTCGTTGCTGGTGGAAGTAATCATAGTTTCGGAATTCACGTTGCTAAATTGGCTGGAATGCCAAATGTGGTGATTAGAAAAGCGAATAAGATCTTAAAACAGTTAGAAGAAAGTCATGCTAACAAAAATGTGGAAGACACGTTAAAAGATGTTCAAAATAACGACATGCAAATGAGCTTCTTCCAATTAGATGATCCTTTGTTAGAAGATTTAAGAGAAGAGATTTTAGCTACAGATATCGACACGTTAACACCTATTGAAGCCTTGATGAAATTGAACGAAATTAAGCGAATGTTGGTAAAAAAATAA
- a CDS encoding thioredoxin family protein, giving the protein MKKQILILISFFLFNVGFTQHTKGLVTNEKGKSMLLGEVNRASFNHKDFDWFSKNYDAYLSNDKIINLLKDELQSYKIKVFFGSWCGDSKRNVPVFLKILDESNLSKEHIEIIALDRKDEAYKQSPNRAEKGLNIHRVPTFIFYKDGKEINRIVEHPKETFERDILKIIQGKKYVSKYKAVKLIDTLLNNQRESLETQEKQLIRYLPEIAEGVKELNTYGFVKLYANELEKARYAFELNAKVYPNHYVTHFSLGKFYYQEKNYKKALESLYKSLSLNSKNEKAKELIKEIEHHI; this is encoded by the coding sequence ATGAAAAAACAGATTTTAATTTTAATAAGTTTCTTTCTTTTTAATGTTGGCTTTACTCAACATACAAAAGGATTAGTTACAAATGAAAAAGGGAAATCTATGTTGTTAGGAGAAGTAAATAGAGCTTCTTTTAATCACAAAGATTTTGATTGGTTTTCTAAAAATTACGATGCTTATTTATCGAACGATAAGATTATTAATCTTTTAAAAGATGAACTTCAATCATATAAAATAAAAGTGTTTTTTGGTTCATGGTGTGGAGACAGTAAACGTAATGTACCTGTTTTTTTAAAGATTTTAGATGAATCGAATTTATCAAAAGAGCATATAGAAATTATTGCTTTAGATAGAAAAGATGAGGCTTATAAACAATCGCCAAATAGAGCAGAAAAAGGATTAAACATTCATCGTGTACCAACTTTTATTTTTTATAAAGACGGAAAAGAAATTAATCGAATTGTAGAACATCCAAAAGAAACATTTGAGCGTGATATATTAAAAATAATACAGGGAAAAAAGTATGTTTCAAAATACAAGGCTGTTAAATTGATTGATACATTGTTAAACAATCAAAGAGAAAGTTTAGAAACTCAAGAAAAACAATTGATTCGTTATTTACCAGAAATAGCTGAAGGAGTGAAAGAATTAAACACATATGGTTTTGTTAAACTCTACGCTAATGAATTAGAAAAAGCAAGATATGCTTTCGAATTAAACGCGAAAGTTTATCCTAATCACTATGTAACACATTTTAGTTTAGGAAAGTTTTATTATCAGGAAAAGAACTACAAAAAAGCGCTAGAGTCATTATATAAATCTTTGAGTTTGAATTCAAAAAATGAAAAGGCAAAAGAGTTAATAAAAGAAATAGAACATCACATTTAA